The proteins below are encoded in one region of Paenarthrobacter ilicis:
- a CDS encoding cation diffusion facilitator family transporter: MAAGGGSKAIVAALAANLTIAVLKFLAFFLTASSSMLAEAIHSVADSGNQVLLLIGGKRSKRAASPEHPFGYGRERYIYAFIVSIVLFSVGGLFALYEAYEKFHDPHGIEGDFWWVPLAVLAGAILAEGFSFRTAIIESNHIRGKQSWVKFVRNAKQPELPVILLEDFGALLGLLFALFGVGMTLVTGNGVWDAFGTAMIGLLLVAIAVVLAMETKSLLLGESATKEDVQRITEAIQADGTHIIHLKTMHLGPEELLVAAKISMGASETGQEIAQGIDDAEQRIRAAVPIARVIYLEPDIERAQAPTP, translated from the coding sequence GTGGCTGCTGGTGGCGGTTCCAAAGCGATTGTGGCGGCCCTGGCCGCCAACCTGACCATTGCTGTCCTGAAATTCCTTGCGTTCTTCCTCACGGCGTCGTCATCCATGCTCGCCGAGGCCATCCACTCCGTGGCGGACTCAGGCAATCAGGTCCTGTTGCTGATCGGTGGCAAACGCTCCAAGCGCGCAGCAAGCCCTGAGCACCCTTTCGGGTACGGCCGGGAACGGTATATCTACGCCTTTATTGTTTCGATCGTTCTTTTCAGTGTGGGTGGCCTCTTCGCCCTCTATGAGGCGTACGAGAAATTCCATGATCCCCACGGCATTGAGGGGGATTTCTGGTGGGTGCCCCTGGCTGTCCTGGCGGGCGCGATCCTGGCTGAAGGGTTTTCTTTCCGGACGGCAATCATCGAATCGAACCACATCCGGGGCAAGCAGTCCTGGGTCAAGTTCGTCCGAAACGCCAAGCAGCCTGAGTTGCCCGTGATCCTCCTTGAGGACTTCGGAGCACTGCTTGGCCTGCTCTTTGCGCTCTTCGGCGTGGGCATGACCTTGGTGACCGGCAATGGTGTGTGGGACGCCTTCGGCACTGCAATGATTGGCCTGCTGCTCGTGGCCATCGCGGTGGTCTTGGCGATGGAAACAAAGTCGCTGCTCCTGGGGGAGTCAGCAACCAAGGAAGATGTCCAGCGGATCACCGAGGCCATCCAGGCGGACGGCACCCACATCATCCACCTCAAGACCATGCACCTGGGCCCGGAAGAGTTGCTGGTAGCGGCAAAAATTTCCATGGGCGCCTCGGAAACGGGCCAGGAAATCGCGCAGGGAATTGACGACGCCGAGCAAAGGATCCGCGCGGCAGTCCCGATCGCGCGGGTCATCTACCTGGAGCCGGATATCGAACGCGCGCAGGCACCGACGCCCTGA
- a CDS encoding MFS transporter, with product MTTTMSQPATAKSAKRHLGLAILALAMGGFAIGTTEFAMMGLLKEVEQGLGISTPEAGNLISAYALGVVIGAPLFAAFGAKLPKKHLALGLMLFLSLANLTSFFAPDYGLMLVSRFASGLPHGAFFGVAAVIAAGLVAPTKRGWAISMVMAGLTVSNVIGVPVATWVGQTFGWRLLFIIVGSIGLVTVAMIWKFVPFEAAHPDASIRRELGALKRLQVWLALLIGIIGFGGFFAVYTYIAHTMTSVAGISENLIPAVVALYGLGMVAGNIIGGRIADKSVMGTIYWVMPGIAVALVVYAIAVHWAWAAFIMAFVVGGVGSMLTPALQTRLLDAAPGAASLASSLNHSALNIANALGAFLGGTVIAWGWGYVAPALVGAVLAILGLGVALISGLLERKRPLVR from the coding sequence ATGACTACCACCATGTCCCAACCCGCCACGGCGAAGTCGGCCAAACGTCACCTTGGCCTGGCTATCCTGGCGCTGGCCATGGGTGGCTTTGCCATCGGCACCACGGAATTCGCCATGATGGGACTGCTCAAGGAAGTGGAACAGGGCCTGGGCATCAGTACCCCTGAGGCAGGCAACCTCATTTCGGCCTACGCCTTGGGCGTCGTCATAGGCGCTCCCCTGTTCGCAGCTTTCGGCGCCAAGCTGCCCAAGAAGCACCTGGCCCTGGGACTCATGCTTTTCCTGTCCCTGGCCAACCTCACGTCTTTCTTCGCTCCGGATTACGGCCTGATGCTGGTGTCCCGCTTCGCTTCAGGCCTCCCCCATGGTGCGTTCTTCGGCGTCGCTGCTGTTATTGCCGCAGGGCTGGTGGCCCCCACCAAGCGCGGGTGGGCCATCTCCATGGTCATGGCCGGCCTCACCGTCTCCAATGTGATCGGTGTGCCCGTTGCAACCTGGGTGGGGCAAACCTTCGGGTGGAGGCTCCTGTTCATCATTGTTGGCTCCATTGGCCTGGTGACAGTGGCGATGATCTGGAAGTTCGTTCCCTTTGAAGCTGCCCACCCGGATGCCAGCATCCGGCGGGAACTCGGAGCACTGAAACGGCTCCAGGTGTGGCTCGCATTGCTGATCGGAATCATCGGTTTCGGTGGCTTCTTTGCCGTCTACACGTATATCGCCCACACCATGACCTCCGTGGCCGGGATTTCCGAGAACCTCATACCGGCCGTTGTGGCGCTGTATGGCCTTGGCATGGTGGCCGGCAACATCATCGGTGGCCGCATAGCCGACAAGTCCGTGATGGGCACCATCTACTGGGTGATGCCCGGCATTGCTGTGGCCTTGGTGGTTTACGCCATCGCCGTGCACTGGGCGTGGGCTGCGTTCATCATGGCGTTCGTTGTGGGCGGAGTGGGTTCCATGCTCACGCCCGCCCTGCAAACCAGGCTTCTGGATGCCGCCCCGGGCGCCGCATCACTTGCCTCGTCCCTGAATCACTCAGCGCTCAATATCGCCAACGCCCTGGGCGCCTTCCTCGGCGGCACAGTAATCGCCTGGGGATGGGGTTACGTTGCTCCCGCACTGGTGGGCGCGGTCCTGGCTATCCTGGGCCTGGGCGTTGCGCTTATCAGCGGCCTCCTGGAACGCAAGAGGCCCTTGGTCCGTTAG
- a CDS encoding (deoxy)nucleoside triphosphate pyrophosphohydrolase, with protein MTALINVVGAAVVDSLEAPARLLAARRSAPPQLAGMWEFPGGKVEAGEAAESALHRELAEELGIGVVLGAELESGNPTGWTLNDRASMRVWFAEVLSGDPAPLEDHDELRWVSLEDADEVFGLRWIPADLPIVRALLAHVGVLAHE; from the coding sequence GTGACTGCACTGATCAACGTCGTGGGCGCCGCCGTCGTCGACTCCTTGGAAGCCCCCGCACGCCTTCTCGCCGCGAGGCGCTCAGCGCCCCCGCAGTTGGCTGGAATGTGGGAATTTCCCGGAGGGAAGGTTGAAGCCGGGGAGGCCGCGGAATCAGCGCTGCACCGTGAGCTCGCCGAGGAGTTGGGAATCGGTGTTGTCCTTGGCGCGGAACTTGAATCAGGCAACCCCACGGGATGGACGCTCAACGATCGCGCTTCCATGAGGGTGTGGTTCGCTGAAGTTTTGTCCGGAGATCCGGCGCCGTTGGAAGACCACGATGAGCTGCGTTGGGTGTCGCTGGAGGACGCGGACGAGGTCTTTGGCCTTCGGTGGATCCCCGCGGACTTGCCCATTGTCCGGGCGCTGCTGGCCCATGTGGGCGTTCTTGCCCACGAGTGA
- a CDS encoding Rv2578c family radical SAM protein, with product MRWDAQALSPKRGPEAGTNGSGAPGPAPAADALLPLAGLVRSISTPEFSGVTFHEVTAKSVLNKVPAGSAMPFEWTVNPYRGCSHACVYCFARKSHTYLDFDAGRDFDSQVVVKINAADVLRKELAKPSWTRAQVALGTNTDPYQRAEGRYSLMPGIIEALADSGTPFSILTKGTLLGRDIPLLKHAAAQVSVDLGISLAMTNEDLAQLIEPGTPSPRARLKLISRLRDAGLGCGVMAMPILPWLTDSDEALDSLFAELAQAGATGISAGALYLKPGTREWFMTWLAAEHPELVGKYRRLYGKGSYASKEYGIWLSGRVNHFKAKYGFSGTSGFSHRNAPRHGASAQASSPAVAGPTPAPGQETLF from the coding sequence ATGAGATGGGACGCACAAGCACTTTCGCCCAAGCGCGGACCGGAGGCCGGGACCAACGGCAGCGGAGCTCCAGGCCCTGCCCCGGCCGCGGATGCTCTGTTGCCCCTGGCCGGGCTTGTGCGTTCCATTTCAACTCCTGAGTTCTCCGGAGTCACCTTCCATGAGGTCACCGCCAAGTCAGTGCTCAACAAGGTGCCTGCGGGGTCTGCCATGCCCTTCGAATGGACCGTGAACCCTTACCGGGGATGCAGCCATGCTTGTGTTTACTGTTTTGCCCGTAAGAGCCACACGTATCTGGACTTCGATGCCGGCAGGGACTTCGATTCCCAAGTGGTGGTAAAGATCAACGCGGCCGATGTCCTGCGCAAGGAACTGGCCAAACCTTCGTGGACCCGGGCCCAAGTGGCACTGGGTACCAACACGGACCCTTACCAACGCGCGGAAGGCCGCTACTCGCTGATGCCCGGAATCATTGAGGCACTGGCCGATTCCGGAACGCCTTTCTCCATCCTTACCAAAGGGACGCTGCTGGGGCGGGACATTCCTCTGCTGAAGCATGCCGCTGCGCAGGTTTCCGTGGACCTTGGAATTTCTTTGGCCATGACCAACGAAGATCTCGCGCAGTTGATAGAACCGGGCACACCCTCGCCCAGGGCGCGCCTGAAGCTTATTTCCCGTCTTCGGGACGCCGGTCTGGGGTGCGGCGTCATGGCAATGCCCATCCTGCCGTGGCTGACCGACTCGGACGAGGCATTGGACTCCCTGTTTGCTGAGCTGGCCCAGGCTGGTGCCACGGGTATCAGCGCGGGTGCGCTCTATCTCAAACCAGGAACCAGGGAGTGGTTTATGACCTGGCTGGCTGCCGAACATCCCGAACTGGTGGGAAAGTACCGCCGCCTTTACGGGAAGGGCTCCTACGCGTCCAAGGAGTACGGCATCTGGCTGTCCGGCCGGGTGAACCATTTCAAAGCAAAGTACGGTTTTTCCGGCACCTCGGGTTTCAGCCACCGCAATGCCCCACGTCACGGCGCCTCGGCCCAGGCGTCCTCCCCTGCGGTGGCGGGCCCGACTCCGGCCCCGGGCCAGGAAACGCTCTTCTAG
- a CDS encoding SIMPL domain-containing protein: protein MNRTITVTGTASASAAPDLVTLTLGVETRRDTAAEAYADAGTAAAAVAAAVRAAGVSDSDLRTSGLNLRADLLWVEGQGQRVSAYIATSTLHVAVRRQADAPAVISAAVAAGGDDIRINGIEQGFADPSRVVLRAQEAAWEDAVARAEKYAALAASTLGTVVSISQQPAHSSPVPLGGMVRASMATESLPVEAGESSVAASVVVVWELS from the coding sequence ATGAACCGGACCATCACCGTCACTGGTACGGCCAGCGCAAGCGCTGCCCCCGATCTGGTCACCCTGACGTTGGGAGTGGAGACCCGGCGTGACACGGCAGCAGAAGCATACGCCGACGCCGGCACAGCAGCTGCCGCCGTCGCCGCAGCAGTCCGTGCTGCGGGAGTCAGCGACAGCGATCTGCGGACCAGCGGCCTCAACCTCAGGGCCGATCTGCTCTGGGTGGAAGGCCAAGGACAACGGGTGTCGGCCTATATTGCCACCTCAACCCTCCACGTTGCCGTCCGCAGGCAGGCTGACGCTCCCGCCGTCATCTCCGCTGCCGTGGCTGCAGGCGGGGATGACATCAGGATCAATGGGATTGAGCAGGGTTTTGCCGATCCCTCCCGTGTTGTCCTGCGAGCACAGGAGGCAGCCTGGGAGGACGCCGTTGCACGTGCGGAAAAGTATGCGGCACTGGCCGCCTCGACGCTGGGCACCGTGGTCTCCATATCGCAACAACCGGCGCATTCCTCACCGGTTCCGTTGGGCGGGATGGTCAGGGCCTCCATGGCCACCGAGTCACTTCCGGTGGAAGCCGGTGAGTCGTCGGTAGCTGCCAGCGTTGTGGTGGTGTGGGAACTGTCCTGA
- a CDS encoding LppM family (lipo)protein → MKAKRLMGTVGVLLAIMIALTGCVKLNMSVKVNNEKSVDYEVVYAIQKSVLGDKSFDEFMESNGSGSQQMDVPEGATVVDYEDEKYKGKRITAANLDPAKLAESSSSENPFSLKKEGDFYVLSMGGVTGADSGDPQASSMAKSMFDEASVTFTFPGKVVEANGAKVDGNTATFDMLSIKETTVMAKAEANAGIPQWIIWALVALVVVAAALVLFLVLLRRKKAAAPAVAGDGSLAPQGYGPDQAGDVPPAQQGFTPPAQPGGTQPGPKGDDGQDRSNPPVG, encoded by the coding sequence ATGAAAGCGAAACGCCTGATGGGCACCGTGGGTGTCCTGTTGGCCATCATGATCGCGCTGACGGGCTGCGTGAAGCTCAATATGTCAGTGAAGGTCAATAATGAAAAAAGCGTCGACTACGAGGTTGTTTACGCGATCCAGAAGTCAGTATTGGGCGATAAGTCCTTTGACGAGTTCATGGAATCCAACGGCAGCGGCAGCCAGCAAATGGACGTCCCGGAGGGCGCAACCGTTGTTGACTACGAAGACGAGAAGTACAAGGGCAAGCGCATCACTGCTGCCAACCTTGATCCGGCCAAGCTGGCGGAGTCATCCAGTTCCGAGAATCCCTTCTCGCTGAAGAAGGAGGGCGATTTCTACGTCCTGTCCATGGGCGGCGTGACGGGAGCGGACAGCGGTGATCCCCAGGCGTCCAGCATGGCCAAGTCCATGTTCGACGAAGCCTCCGTCACCTTTACGTTCCCCGGCAAGGTGGTGGAAGCCAACGGCGCCAAGGTTGATGGCAACACGGCTACGTTCGACATGCTGTCCATCAAGGAAACCACTGTCATGGCCAAAGCAGAGGCCAATGCCGGAATTCCGCAGTGGATCATCTGGGCCCTGGTGGCCCTGGTGGTTGTGGCCGCGGCTCTCGTCCTCTTCCTCGTCCTGCTCAGGAGGAAGAAGGCTGCAGCCCCTGCAGTTGCAGGCGACGGGTCCCTCGCGCCGCAGGGTTATGGCCCCGATCAGGCGGGCGATGTTCCGCCGGCCCAGCAGGGGTTCACGCCGCCGGCGCAGCCGGGTGGGACGCAGCCAGGTCCGAAGGGCGACGACGGTCAGGACCGCAGCAACCCGCCCGTGGGTTAA
- the pheS gene encoding phenylalanine--tRNA ligase subunit alpha, with protein MTDTLPGADIPNPLDEAAINSAVEDAVAAIAAASSLEELKAVRLAHTGEKSPLSLANREIGGLAKEHKAAAGKLMGSSRGRVNQALAARTVVLEAENDARILLEETVDVTAAPRRRRAGARHPLSTLQDRVSDIFVGMGWEIAEGPEVESEWFNFDALNFKPDHPAREMQDTFFVEPPEAHLLMRTHTSPVQVRSMLEREVPIYVLCPGKVFRTDELDATHTPVFHQFEGLAIDKNLSMADLRGTLEHFARQMFGDEASIRLRPNYFPFTEPSAELDIWHPGAKGGPRWIEWGGCGMVNPNVLRAAGIDPDVYSGFAFGMGIERTLMFRNEVGDMRDMIEGDVRFSEHFGMEI; from the coding sequence ATGACTGACACTTTGCCAGGCGCCGACATCCCGAATCCGCTGGATGAAGCCGCCATAAATTCTGCCGTCGAGGACGCTGTTGCCGCGATCGCGGCCGCTTCCTCCCTCGAAGAACTCAAGGCCGTGCGCCTCGCCCACACGGGCGAGAAGTCGCCGTTAAGCCTCGCAAACCGTGAAATAGGTGGGCTGGCCAAAGAGCACAAAGCGGCCGCCGGCAAGCTCATGGGTTCCTCGCGTGGGCGGGTCAACCAGGCGCTCGCAGCACGGACGGTGGTTCTTGAGGCCGAAAACGATGCCCGGATTCTGTTGGAAGAAACCGTGGATGTCACCGCCGCACCGCGTCGCCGCCGTGCAGGTGCGCGCCACCCGCTGTCCACGCTGCAGGACCGTGTCTCGGACATTTTCGTTGGCATGGGCTGGGAAATTGCCGAGGGCCCGGAAGTGGAATCGGAATGGTTCAACTTCGATGCACTGAACTTCAAGCCTGACCACCCGGCCCGCGAAATGCAGGACACCTTCTTCGTGGAGCCCCCCGAAGCGCACCTGCTCATGCGCACCCACACCTCACCGGTCCAGGTGCGCTCCATGCTGGAGCGGGAAGTTCCCATCTATGTGCTGTGCCCGGGCAAGGTGTTCCGTACCGATGAACTGGACGCCACGCACACTCCTGTCTTCCACCAGTTCGAGGGCCTTGCGATCGACAAGAACCTCAGCATGGCCGATCTCCGCGGCACCCTGGAGCATTTCGCACGGCAAATGTTTGGCGATGAGGCCTCCATCCGCCTGCGCCCCAACTACTTCCCGTTCACGGAACCCTCAGCGGAACTGGACATCTGGCACCCGGGTGCCAAGGGCGGGCCGCGTTGGATCGAATGGGGCGGCTGCGGCATGGTCAACCCCAACGTTCTGCGGGCTGCCGGGATCGACCCGGACGTCTATTCAGGTTTTGCCTTCGGAATGGGCATTGAGCGTACGCTCATGTTCCGCAACGAGGTCGGCGATATGCGCGACATGATCGAAGGCGATGTACGTTTCAGCGAGCACTTCGGGATGGAGATCTAA
- the pheT gene encoding phenylalanine--tRNA ligase subunit beta: MRIPLSWLREFAQVPADATAEDVMADLVKVGFEEEDVHRPTDQLSGPVVVGQVLSLVKEPQTNGKTINWCQVRVVPEGQEQTLTGEGIDPSGVQGIICGAHNFVEGDKVVVTLPGAVLPGNFQISARKTYGHLSAGMIASVRELGIGDDHDGILVLSRIGLDPEIGTDAMELLGLYDQAAEINVTPDRGYAFSIRGVAREYAHATGTGFTDPASKVNAPSTLQGGYGVKLNDDAPIYGKQGCDRFVVRTVRGVDPSRPTPPWMSSRLRLAGIRSISLPVDISNYVMLELGQPNHCYDLDKLSGDIVVRRAVPGEKITTLDDKERKLDVEDLLITDDSGAIGIAGVMGGAHTEVSDSTTNILVEAAHFDEVSIARSRRRHKLPSEASKRFERGVDWHVAHKAAQRVVDLLVELAGGTADDAGTDVGTAPAPVTIDLPAEFASARIGIDFTEQQITTSLEDLGAAVEKSASGYKVTAPSWRNDLETKEDLSEEVARLVGYDQIPSTLPVAPPGRGLSRSQQQKRRVVQALADAGLTEVLSYPFVTKAANDTFGVAEEGAARTALKLANPISEEHGYLRTSVLPGLIEVARRNHSRGFRDLALFEAGSVFLPGEKLGTESIPPLGVKPSDEVLDGLYDGVPHQPLHIAAVLTGHDSPAAATHTPRAWDWADALDVARLVADVLGVELVVSQGSHQAFHPGRAAQLALRSGDVVGFAGELHPKLLASHDMPARSVAVELDVEALFEASADVIVAKNISGFPVATQDVALVVPQDVPADQVLAALREGAGELLEDVALFDVYSGAGIEDGKKSLAFGLRFRANDRTLTADEASEARAAAVAVAAERFGAVQR, translated from the coding sequence GTGCGTATCCCACTTTCCTGGTTGCGTGAATTCGCGCAGGTACCGGCCGATGCAACGGCCGAAGACGTTATGGCGGACCTGGTCAAGGTCGGCTTCGAAGAAGAGGACGTCCACCGCCCCACGGACCAGCTTTCCGGTCCGGTGGTGGTTGGCCAGGTCCTGAGCCTGGTCAAGGAGCCGCAAACCAACGGCAAGACCATCAACTGGTGCCAGGTCCGGGTTGTTCCTGAAGGGCAGGAGCAGACCCTCACCGGCGAGGGCATTGATCCTTCCGGTGTGCAGGGCATCATTTGCGGCGCCCACAACTTTGTTGAGGGCGACAAAGTGGTTGTCACCCTTCCGGGAGCTGTCCTGCCCGGCAACTTCCAGATCTCGGCGCGCAAGACCTACGGTCACCTTTCCGCGGGCATGATTGCGTCGGTCCGTGAACTGGGCATCGGCGATGACCACGACGGCATCCTTGTCCTGTCCCGCATCGGACTGGACCCGGAAATCGGCACTGACGCCATGGAACTCCTGGGTTTGTACGATCAGGCCGCGGAAATCAACGTCACTCCGGACCGGGGCTATGCCTTCTCCATCCGTGGCGTTGCCCGCGAGTACGCCCACGCCACCGGCACCGGGTTCACCGATCCGGCGTCGAAGGTCAACGCTCCGTCCACCCTCCAGGGTGGTTACGGCGTGAAGCTTAACGACGACGCGCCGATCTACGGCAAACAGGGTTGCGATCGCTTTGTTGTCCGCACTGTACGTGGCGTGGATCCCTCGCGGCCCACACCGCCGTGGATGTCCTCCCGTCTACGCCTTGCCGGGATCCGGAGCATCTCCCTGCCGGTGGATATTTCCAACTACGTGATGCTTGAGCTGGGCCAGCCCAACCACTGCTATGACCTGGACAAGCTCTCGGGCGACATCGTGGTCCGCCGCGCCGTGCCCGGAGAGAAGATCACCACCCTTGATGACAAGGAACGGAAGCTCGACGTCGAGGACTTGCTGATCACTGATGATTCCGGCGCGATTGGCATTGCCGGCGTCATGGGAGGTGCCCACACCGAGGTGTCCGATTCCACTACCAACATCCTGGTGGAAGCGGCACACTTCGATGAGGTGTCGATTGCGCGTTCGCGCCGTCGCCACAAGCTGCCATCCGAGGCGTCCAAGCGCTTCGAGCGGGGTGTGGACTGGCACGTCGCCCACAAGGCTGCCCAGCGGGTAGTGGACTTGCTGGTGGAGCTCGCTGGTGGAACGGCAGACGACGCCGGAACCGACGTCGGAACCGCGCCTGCCCCTGTAACCATCGATCTCCCCGCAGAGTTCGCCTCCGCCCGGATCGGCATCGACTTCACTGAGCAGCAGATCACCACGTCCCTTGAGGACCTGGGGGCAGCAGTGGAAAAATCCGCTTCGGGCTACAAGGTCACGGCTCCCAGTTGGCGCAACGATCTGGAAACCAAGGAAGACCTCTCCGAGGAAGTCGCCCGTTTGGTGGGTTACGACCAGATCCCCTCCACTCTGCCCGTCGCCCCTCCGGGACGCGGTTTGAGCCGGAGCCAGCAGCAGAAGCGCCGGGTTGTCCAGGCGCTCGCGGATGCGGGCCTCACCGAGGTGCTGTCCTACCCGTTCGTGACGAAGGCCGCCAACGACACCTTCGGCGTAGCGGAAGAGGGCGCTGCCCGCACTGCGCTGAAGCTTGCCAACCCGATCAGCGAGGAACACGGTTACCTCCGGACCTCAGTCCTTCCGGGACTCATCGAAGTAGCGCGCCGCAACCACTCCCGCGGGTTCCGTGACCTGGCCCTGTTCGAGGCCGGTTCGGTGTTCCTGCCGGGGGAGAAGCTGGGTACGGAGTCCATTCCGCCGCTGGGCGTCAAGCCTTCTGATGAGGTACTTGACGGCTTGTACGACGGCGTCCCTCACCAGCCGCTGCACATCGCAGCAGTTCTGACCGGCCATGACTCCCCGGCAGCCGCGACGCATACGCCGCGAGCCTGGGATTGGGCGGATGCCCTGGATGTCGCCCGCTTGGTGGCAGATGTACTGGGCGTGGAGCTTGTGGTGAGCCAGGGAAGCCACCAGGCGTTCCACCCGGGCCGGGCCGCCCAGCTTGCACTCCGTAGCGGGGACGTCGTTGGATTCGCGGGGGAGCTTCACCCGAAGCTTCTCGCCTCCCATGACATGCCGGCGCGTTCGGTGGCAGTCGAGCTTGACGTGGAGGCCCTCTTCGAGGCGTCCGCAGATGTGATCGTCGCCAAGAACATCTCGGGTTTCCCCGTGGCAACCCAGGACGTTGCGTTGGTAGTCCCGCAGGATGTGCCAGCGGATCAGGTCCTGGCGGCCCTTCGCGAAGGGGCCGGAGAACTCCTTGAAGACGTTGCCCTGTTTGACGTGTACTCGGGAGCTGGAATCGAGGACGGCAAGAAGTCCCTGGCGTTCGGCCTGCGTTTCCGTGCCAACGACCGGACACTGACGGCGGATGAAGCATCAGAAGCCCGTGCGGCGGCCGTAGCTGTTGCAGCCGAGCGCTTCGGAGCTGTCCAGCGCTGA
- a CDS encoding trypsin-like serine peptidase: MKKQNVAVLVGAAVMALTSSLGGAAMASESSPQAVSAEVQPVSHTVDKTQTSGSAASPLADRYTIAAPTKNGGASTDSVIGADGRVRITNTTAAPNRSIVQIEFNGGYICSGALISADTVLTAGHCVHEGGTGSTADYSWGVKVAPGRNGSTDPYGTCGATQLLTDQRWIDSANTNADWGVIKLDCTIGNTTGWLSYAGTTASLNGTSTTVRGYPGDKAFGTMWSMTGAIDSTQAEKVFYKMDTYGGQSGAPVYNSSNTIVAIHTNGGSSNSGTRITPTLANYLTSVK; encoded by the coding sequence ATGAAGAAGCAGAACGTCGCTGTGCTTGTCGGGGCAGCAGTAATGGCCCTGACGTCCTCGCTCGGTGGAGCTGCCATGGCGTCAGAGTCGTCGCCCCAAGCAGTTAGTGCGGAGGTCCAGCCCGTATCCCACACAGTGGACAAGACGCAGACGTCGGGATCGGCTGCATCCCCACTGGCTGACAGGTACACCATTGCCGCGCCCACCAAGAATGGCGGCGCTTCCACAGACTCGGTCATCGGCGCTGATGGTCGGGTCCGCATCACCAACACCACCGCCGCCCCCAACCGTTCCATCGTTCAGATTGAATTCAATGGCGGCTACATCTGCTCCGGCGCACTCATCTCCGCTGACACCGTTCTGACGGCGGGGCACTGCGTTCACGAAGGGGGCACCGGTTCAACCGCAGACTACTCCTGGGGCGTAAAAGTGGCACCCGGACGGAACGGTTCCACTGACCCCTACGGGACGTGCGGTGCCACCCAGCTCCTGACCGATCAGCGATGGATCGATTCGGCCAACACCAACGCCGACTGGGGCGTCATCAAGCTGGACTGCACCATCGGCAACACCACCGGTTGGTTGAGCTATGCAGGAACAACCGCCAGCCTGAACGGAACCAGCACCACGGTCCGCGGCTACCCGGGGGATAAGGCATTTGGCACCATGTGGTCAATGACGGGCGCAATCGATAGCACCCAGGCGGAGAAGGTCTTTTACAAAATGGACACCTATGGTGGCCAAAGCGGCGCCCCTGTCTACAACAGCTCCAACACCATCGTGGCCATCCACACCAACGGCGGCAGCTCTAATTCAGGCACCCGCATCACACCCACGCTGGCCAACTACCTGACCTCTGTTAAGTAG
- a CDS encoding 4'-phosphopantetheinyl transferase family protein, with translation MDSPVLELRGLDSVPELREGLLDVGVAAHRRALRFANPKDTDEFVSGRIALWHFAASLLDIEPARLTPDFHCPQCGTGQDHGRPGFLLDGGPAPLALSASRASGWVLLAGVVHPADGLRLGVDLEAISRVGFDGFDDVALTDNEKRFLATVPDRDALSHRAGLWARKEAWLKMTGEGLRTKPSGVDVLDLPGLRDVTEKELPDGLVAALAVG, from the coding sequence ATGGATAGCCCGGTGCTTGAGCTGCGCGGGCTGGACAGCGTTCCGGAGCTGCGGGAAGGACTCCTGGACGTTGGAGTGGCCGCCCATCGACGGGCCCTCCGCTTCGCCAATCCCAAAGACACGGACGAGTTCGTCTCGGGGCGGATCGCCTTGTGGCACTTCGCCGCATCCCTTCTTGATATAGAGCCGGCCCGGCTCACGCCGGACTTTCACTGCCCGCAGTGCGGCACCGGCCAGGACCATGGCCGCCCAGGGTTCCTGCTCGACGGCGGCCCGGCGCCCTTGGCGCTCAGTGCGTCCCGTGCGTCGGGCTGGGTGTTGCTGGCCGGCGTCGTCCATCCAGCGGACGGCCTACGGCTGGGAGTGGACCTGGAAGCCATATCCCGGGTTGGCTTCGATGGCTTTGACGACGTTGCCCTGACTGACAACGAGAAGAGATTCCTGGCGACGGTTCCGGACCGGGACGCACTGTCCCACCGCGCTGGCTTGTGGGCGCGCAAAGAGGCATGGCTCAAGATGACAGGGGAGGGCCTCCGCACCAAGCCGTCCGGGGTGGACGTGCTGGACCTGCCCGGCCTGCGGGATGTCACTGAGAAAGAGCTGCCCGACGGTCTGGTTGCCGCCCTGGCTGTCGGCTAG